A single Tenacibaculum sp. Bg11-29 DNA region contains:
- a CDS encoding D-alanine--D-alanine ligase, with protein MKKNIAIIMGGYSSEVEISLKSGSVVYNYLNKEKYTPYKIHILNNKWVLVHNNDEYPVNKHDFSVKIKGKTIFFDCVFNAIHGIPGENGAILAYFDLIGLKHTSAPFYQMALTSNKRDTLSVVKEYGISTAKSVYLNQGDFVDTNKIITKVGLPCFVKPNNAGSSFGISKVHTEQELIPALEIAYKEDSEVLIESFLDGTEVSIGVIQYKGETIVLPITEIISENDFFDYEAKYEGKSQEITPARISKTQEKKVTEIAKRVYQILNMSGFSRSEYIFVNDEPHFLEMNTVPGLTEASILPQQANCAGISLPDLFSNAIESALNN; from the coding sequence GTGAAAAAAAACATAGCTATAATTATGGGGGGATACTCTTCTGAAGTAGAGATATCTTTAAAAAGTGGTTCGGTAGTTTATAACTATCTTAACAAAGAAAAATACACTCCTTATAAAATTCATATTTTAAATAATAAATGGGTACTTGTTCACAACAACGATGAATACCCTGTAAATAAACATGATTTTTCAGTTAAAATAAAAGGTAAAACAATATTTTTTGATTGCGTTTTTAATGCTATTCACGGTATACCTGGTGAAAATGGAGCTATTCTAGCTTATTTTGATTTAATTGGGCTGAAACACACCTCTGCTCCTTTTTATCAAATGGCATTAACTTCTAACAAACGTGATACTTTAAGTGTTGTAAAAGAATATGGAATTTCGACTGCCAAATCTGTGTATTTAAACCAAGGGGATTTCGTTGATACTAATAAAATTATTACTAAAGTTGGTTTGCCTTGTTTTGTAAAGCCAAACAATGCAGGATCTAGTTTCGGTATTTCGAAAGTTCATACAGAACAAGAATTAATTCCTGCACTAGAAATAGCATATAAAGAAGATTCTGAAGTACTTATTGAAAGTTTTTTAGACGGAACAGAAGTTTCTATAGGTGTTATTCAATATAAAGGAGAAACAATTGTTTTGCCCATCACAGAGATTATTTCTGAAAATGATTTTTTTGATTACGAAGCTAAATACGAAGGGAAATCGCAAGAAATTACACCTGCTCGTATCTCTAAAACTCAAGAAAAAAAAGTAACCGAAATAGCAAAACGTGTATATCAAATTTTAAATATGAGTGGTTTTTCTCGTTCAGAATATATTTTTGTTAACGATGAGCCACATTTTTTAGAAATGAACACCGTTCCTGGCTTAACAGAAGCAAGTATTTTACCACAACAAGCAAATTGCGCTGGTATTTCTTTACCCGACTTATTTAGTAACGCAATTGAATCAGCCTTAAACAACTAA
- a CDS encoding M14 family metallopeptidase — MKRIITILIFSCLISCKQTSKINNKNFTTLFERSNGTETPEYNDVISFYKDLAQTYNEISLFEIGDTDSGKTLHLAVFNSNGSIDLKDLKDSPKNRVLINNGIHPGESDGIDASMLLLRDIVQNDSLKDAYKNSLICVIPVYNIGGALNRNSHTRANQNGPKEYGFRGNARNFDLNRDFIKQDTKNAASFAEIFHAINPDVFIDNHVSNGADYQYAITHLFTQHNKLGGKLGRFLETDMRPQIEKSLSKKQIHITPYVNVWGSTPEKGWSQFFDSPRYSTGYTTLFNTLGLMVETHMLKPYKIRVTQTYELLLSTLDFSEKNTSKIKDLRKKNIEEILLKKTYPISFKVDKNNPSTLNFRGYESNYIQSKVTNGKRLFYDKSKPYNKKISYYNNFKTTKEVKIPQAYILQQGWHKVVQILKNNKIKFTALKKDTVLTVEVQHINTFKTRKTAYEGHYLHYNTTVRRTKKAIQFKKGDIYIPTQQYGIRYVIETLEAEAIDSFFNWNFFDTVLQQKEGFSAYVFEDIAEQFLKENPEVKNELKEKMNADESFEKNAYAQLNYIYKKTPYYENSHTKLPIYKKY, encoded by the coding sequence ATGAAAAGAATAATTACAATACTAATTTTTAGTTGCTTAATTTCCTGTAAACAAACATCTAAAATTAACAACAAAAACTTTACTACTTTATTTGAAAGATCTAATGGTACGGAAACCCCAGAGTACAATGATGTTATTTCTTTTTATAAAGATTTAGCTCAAACGTATAATGAAATTTCTTTATTTGAAATTGGAGATACAGACTCAGGAAAAACACTTCATTTAGCTGTTTTTAATAGCAATGGTAGTATTGATTTAAAAGATTTAAAAGATTCGCCAAAAAATAGAGTTTTAATAAATAACGGGATTCATCCTGGAGAATCAGACGGGATTGATGCTTCTATGTTACTCTTACGTGATATTGTACAAAACGATTCGTTAAAAGACGCTTATAAAAACTCTTTAATTTGCGTGATTCCTGTTTATAATATTGGAGGAGCTTTAAATAGAAATTCACATACAAGAGCCAATCAGAATGGGCCTAAAGAATATGGTTTTAGAGGAAATGCAAGAAACTTCGATTTGAACCGTGACTTCATAAAACAAGATACTAAAAATGCTGCTTCATTTGCTGAAATTTTTCATGCTATAAATCCTGATGTTTTTATAGATAACCATGTAAGTAACGGAGCTGATTACCAATACGCCATTACACATTTATTTACACAACATAATAAACTTGGTGGTAAACTTGGTCGTTTTTTAGAAACTGACATGCGTCCACAAATAGAGAAGTCGTTATCAAAAAAACAAATACATATTACTCCGTATGTAAATGTTTGGGGAAGTACTCCTGAAAAAGGATGGTCTCAATTTTTCGATTCTCCAAGATACTCAACAGGGTATACTACCCTATTTAACACACTTGGTTTAATGGTAGAAACACACATGTTAAAACCTTATAAAATTAGAGTTACACAAACCTACGAGCTTCTACTTTCTACTTTAGATTTTTCAGAAAAAAACACTTCAAAAATCAAAGATTTAAGAAAGAAAAATATAGAAGAAATATTGTTAAAAAAAACATATCCTATTTCTTTTAAAGTTGATAAAAACAATCCTAGTACATTAAATTTTAGAGGGTATGAGAGTAATTATATTCAGAGTAAAGTAACTAACGGAAAACGTTTGTTTTACGACAAATCAAAACCTTATAATAAAAAAATTTCTTATTATAATAATTTTAAGACAACCAAAGAAGTAAAAATACCTCAAGCATATATTTTACAACAAGGTTGGCACAAAGTTGTTCAAATACTTAAAAATAATAAAATTAAATTTACTGCTTTAAAAAAAGACACTGTTTTAACTGTAGAAGTGCAACATATAAATACATTTAAAACTCGTAAAACAGCTTATGAAGGACATTATTTACATTACAACACTACTGTTAGAAGAACTAAAAAAGCAATTCAGTTTAAAAAAGGAGATATTTACATTCCAACACAACAATATGGAATTAGATACGTTATTGAAACATTAGAAGCTGAAGCTATTGATTCGTTTTTTAACTGGAATTTCTTTGACACAGTATTACAACAAAAAGAAGGTTTTTCTGCCTATGTTTTTGAAGATATTGCTGAGCAGTTTTTAAAGGAGAATCCAGAAGTAAAAAATGAACTTAAAGAAAAGATGAATGCTGATGAAAGTTTCGAAAAAAACGCATATGCACAATTGAATTATATTTATAAAAAAACACCTTATTACGAAAATTCTCACACTAAACTACCTATCTATAAAAAATACTAA
- a CDS encoding PASTA domain-containing protein, with protein MQIGIAIVSLFLVVFILQWWLGVTTNHDQKIQVPNLHKMSLAEVEAKLDALNLDFIIIDSATYNPDYPKKSVIEQDPEVGGFVKEKRKLYLTLNPSKYRDIEIPNLNGRTKRQATTHLRSQGFIVGKKITWVRDIGKNVVRGLKHNGKVITPGTKLPKKTIINLVLGDGN; from the coding sequence ATGCAAATAGGAATTGCGATTGTTTCGTTATTTCTCGTTGTATTTATATTGCAATGGTGGTTAGGAGTAACAACAAATCACGATCAAAAAATACAAGTACCTAATTTGCATAAAATGTCATTGGCAGAAGTAGAAGCAAAGTTAGATGCGCTTAATTTAGATTTTATTATAATTGATAGTGCAACTTATAATCCTGATTATCCAAAGAAATCAGTTATAGAGCAAGATCCTGAAGTAGGAGGTTTTGTAAAAGAAAAACGTAAACTATACTTAACTTTAAATCCATCTAAATATAGAGATATTGAAATTCCTAATTTAAACGGAAGAACAAAAAGGCAAGCAACTACACATTTACGATCTCAAGGTTTTATAGTGGGTAAAAAAATAACGTGGGTAAGAGATATTGGTAAGAATGTAGTTCGAGGTTTAAAGCATAATGGGAAAGTAATAACTCCAGGAACAAAATTACCAAAGAAAACAATCATTAACCTAGTTTTAGGAGATGGTAACTAA
- a CDS encoding RNA polymerase sigma factor: MNKKESIKSVCDQKNFEEIFNKHSQTLRNYIYYKCGNTQQAEDIVQESYIKLWDNCAKIIFEKSKSFLYTVANNRFFNEVAHKKVILNHQKRTPSLDKTNETPEFILEEKEFYHKLKKTIADLPEKQRQVFLLSRIDKKKYTEIAEIAGISVKAVEKRMSKALLTLKEKIGNV; the protein is encoded by the coding sequence ATGAATAAAAAAGAGTCTATAAAATCTGTTTGTGATCAAAAAAATTTCGAAGAAATTTTCAACAAACATTCGCAAACTCTACGAAATTACATTTATTATAAATGTGGTAACACTCAGCAAGCCGAAGATATTGTTCAGGAGTCTTATATAAAACTTTGGGATAATTGTGCTAAAATTATATTTGAAAAATCTAAATCGTTCTTATATACAGTTGCTAATAATCGTTTTTTTAACGAAGTTGCTCATAAAAAAGTTATTTTAAATCATCAAAAAAGAACTCCTTCACTTGATAAAACAAACGAAACACCAGAATTTATTTTAGAAGAAAAAGAATTTTATCATAAATTAAAAAAAACAATTGCTGATTTACCAGAAAAACAACGACAAGTTTTTTTATTAAGCAGAATAGATAAAAAAAAATATACTGAAATCGCAGAAATCGCAGGTATATCTGTAAAGGCCGTTGAGAAGAGAATGAGTAAAGCGTTGCTAACTCTTAAAGAAAAAATAGGAAACGTTTAG
- the coaD gene encoding pantetheine-phosphate adenylyltransferase, with product MKKAIFPGSFDPITLGHVDIIERGITLFDELVIAIGVNSDKKYMFSLEERKRFIEETFKHQPKIKVVMYSGLTVNFCKEENAQFILRGLRNPADFEFEKAIAHTNRKLSEIETVFLLTSSGKSYISSSIVRDVIRNNGDYTGLVPNAVRI from the coding sequence ATGAAAAAAGCAATTTTCCCAGGGTCTTTTGATCCAATAACCTTAGGTCACGTAGATATTATTGAACGTGGTATTACTTTATTTGATGAATTAGTAATTGCGATTGGTGTAAACTCAGATAAAAAATATATGTTTTCTTTGGAAGAACGTAAGCGATTTATCGAAGAAACCTTTAAACATCAACCAAAAATAAAAGTAGTTATGTACAGTGGCTTAACTGTAAATTTTTGCAAAGAGGAAAATGCACAATTTATTTTAAGAGGTTTACGAAATCCAGCCGATTTTGAATTTGAAAAAGCAATAGCACACACCAATCGTAAACTTTCAGAAATAGAAACTGTTTTTTTATTAACCTCTTCTGGTAAAAGCTACATATCATCTTCAATAGTACGTGATGTTATTAGAAATAATGGTGATTACACGGGGCTTGTTCCTAACGCTGTAAGAATATAA
- a CDS encoding gliding motility-associated C-terminal domain-containing protein, producing MNKITRSLQVLIAVLLFCIQYTLVAQVLEPPMLQFGGSACDNGPTSSNFFIDIELTTKLFNNDNHFIIELSDANGVFGDPAVLLTTLTDPTLNANYSVENVGFKLPPGTFGKNYKIRVRTTSPVRESVSASFEAYENMFNAFELFLANSSGEDSFTSCAGESSELFLNTTVVGEYLWYKENGAVDILLATTTEPKFTITESGDYFVIIDYGACPNVESIHAIITGLSTADSQIDTSSVVEICGDETHTFKALVNSPLYVYEWYLDGELKQSSNSNEYTTPAAGQFGKYVLKIITGSGVDDCVTTSNEVELKQKTTASFTITTVNPGKSILLPCETRELEISDVPSGGTIQWYKDEEAILGQNQATIFAVEPGVYFARVTKASSGLCPDIVDSEKTTLLAATSFEVVIGTGTSYTECESSSAKLSIVGIKAIGSDNEKYDLTNAQISADTPVLIEYQWYKDDVAISGEVTDEHAVSSYLENGKYDLEISSCGVGAVKGNTKDNTPSASLDIKLIGALPVVTSLPNSNSLCPNTGGITYTINALIAGYTYEWFKDGDTTPLATDVKDFVVDEIGSYVLKMSGLGCEKILDPINVVLFDESIVVVTPSEKVVMKEGETVTVTASGADSYIWYQGEDTSGTVLSTNETLDVDTLGFYTVVATVGSCAVEKTIEVVEQDDLVIVPNVVTPNGDGKNDSWRISNRYAFQPLITIQLYNSNGKEILNTTDYKNDWPLENVGSQRTFYYKIIRDEKILKAGTISVLH from the coding sequence ATGAATAAAATAACAAGAAGCTTACAAGTACTTATAGCTGTACTTCTTTTTTGTATTCAATATACATTGGTCGCACAGGTCTTAGAACCGCCTATGTTACAGTTTGGTGGCTCTGCTTGTGATAATGGACCTACTTCTAGCAATTTTTTTATTGATATAGAGCTTACTACTAAACTTTTTAATAATGATAATCATTTTATTATAGAGTTATCAGATGCTAATGGTGTTTTTGGAGATCCAGCAGTTTTGTTAACAACATTAACGGATCCTACACTTAATGCGAACTATAGTGTAGAAAATGTTGGTTTTAAATTACCACCAGGTACTTTTGGTAAAAATTATAAAATACGTGTTCGTACGACATCACCTGTAAGGGAATCTGTTTCTGCTTCTTTTGAGGCTTATGAAAATATGTTTAATGCGTTTGAATTGTTTTTGGCAAATAGTAGTGGTGAAGATAGTTTTACCTCGTGTGCAGGAGAGAGTAGTGAATTGTTTTTAAATACGACTGTTGTAGGTGAGTACTTATGGTATAAGGAAAATGGTGCGGTTGACATTCTTTTAGCAACAACAACAGAACCTAAATTTACAATAACTGAATCGGGAGATTATTTTGTGATTATAGATTATGGAGCATGTCCTAATGTTGAGTCTATTCATGCTATTATTACAGGTCTTAGTACTGCCGATTCGCAAATTGATACCTCGTCAGTGGTTGAGATTTGTGGAGATGAGACACATACTTTTAAAGCTTTAGTTAATAGTCCGTTATATGTATATGAATGGTATTTAGATGGTGAATTAAAACAGTCATCAAATTCTAATGAATATACGACACCAGCTGCAGGTCAGTTTGGTAAATATGTTTTAAAAATAATAACAGGATCCGGAGTCGATGACTGTGTAACAACATCAAACGAGGTTGAGTTAAAGCAAAAAACAACGGCTAGTTTTACGATTACAACAGTAAATCCAGGCAAAAGTATACTATTACCGTGTGAAACTAGGGAGCTTGAAATAAGTGATGTGCCTAGCGGAGGAACTATTCAGTGGTATAAGGATGAAGAGGCTATATTAGGGCAAAATCAAGCAACTATTTTTGCAGTAGAACCAGGTGTGTATTTTGCTAGAGTAACCAAGGCATCATCAGGATTATGTCCTGATATTGTTGATTCTGAAAAGACAACATTGTTGGCCGCTACTTCTTTTGAGGTTGTAATTGGTACAGGGACAAGTTATACAGAGTGTGAATCATCTTCGGCAAAATTATCTATAGTTGGTATAAAAGCAATTGGTTCAGATAATGAAAAATACGATTTAACAAATGCGCAAATTAGCGCAGATACTCCAGTATTAATAGAATATCAATGGTATAAAGATGATGTTGCTATTTCAGGAGAAGTTACAGATGAACATGCTGTAAGCTCTTATTTAGAAAATGGTAAATATGATTTAGAAATAAGCTCTTGCGGTGTAGGTGCTGTTAAAGGAAATACAAAAGATAATACACCTAGTGCTAGTTTAGATATTAAATTAATAGGTGCATTACCTGTAGTTACTTCTCTGCCAAATTCAAATTCACTATGCCCAAACACTGGTGGAATAACGTATACAATAAATGCGTTGATTGCTGGTTATACATATGAATGGTTTAAAGATGGAGATACAACCCCATTAGCGACAGACGTTAAAGATTTTGTTGTAGATGAAATAGGAAGTTATGTTTTGAAAATGTCAGGTTTAGGGTGTGAAAAAATACTTGATCCAATAAACGTTGTTTTGTTTGATGAATCAATAGTTGTAGTAACTCCGTCAGAAAAAGTTGTAATGAAGGAAGGGGAAACAGTTACTGTAACAGCTTCAGGTGCCGATTCATATATATGGTATCAAGGAGAGGATACTAGTGGTACAGTTTTATCAACAAATGAAACATTAGATGTAGATACATTGGGTTTTTATACAGTCGTAGCTACAGTTGGTAGCTGTGCCGTAGAGAAAACAATTGAAGTTGTAGAACAAGATGATTTAGTTATTGTGCCTAATGTGGTAACACCAAATGGAGATGGTAAAAATGATTCATGGAGAATATCGAATAGATATGCCTTTCAGCCCTTGATTACGATACAGTTATATAATTCAAATGGAAAAGAAATTTTAAATACTACTGATTATAAAAATGATTGGCCTTTAGAGAATGTAGGAAGTCAGCGAACTTTTTATTATAAAATTATTCGTGATGAGAAAATTCTAAAAGCAGGTACAATATCAGTATTACATTAA
- a CDS encoding FecR family protein, with amino-acid sequence MKKIYNDDTFLARWIENDLSLEESEQFQKSEAYHQFNKINKASQFLKAPDYNKSDAFQKIIKNTYQKKESKKVIKLIPKWVYSAVASVALLFSFFYFNNTTSNFSTEYGELISVKLPDNSIVHLSPNSHLEFNKKKWNKNRNLFLTGEAYFEVKKGKSFTVNTSEGNIVVLGTKFTVNTSKNFLEVQCYEGKVKVNSNNDDESFLTKGKAFRAYANKSESWNFSKEAPSWLNGESNFNNMPLSQVIISLEKNYNLKFNTNNINLDKRFTGTFTHNNVNIALKTVFAPLKISFKLAKNNSVTLISS; translated from the coding sequence ATGAAAAAAATTTATAACGATGATACTTTTTTAGCTAGATGGATTGAGAACGATCTATCTCTAGAAGAATCTGAGCAATTTCAGAAATCTGAAGCATATCATCAATTTAATAAAATTAATAAAGCCTCTCAGTTTTTAAAAGCTCCTGATTATAACAAATCTGATGCGTTTCAGAAAATAATTAAAAATACTTACCAAAAGAAAGAATCAAAAAAAGTTATAAAACTTATACCTAAATGGGTATATAGTGCTGTAGCATCTGTAGCATTACTTTTTAGTTTTTTTTACTTTAATAATACTACTTCTAATTTCTCTACAGAATATGGAGAACTCATAAGTGTTAAATTACCTGATAATTCGATAGTTCATTTATCACCGAACTCTCATTTAGAGTTCAATAAAAAAAAATGGAACAAGAACAGGAACTTATTTTTAACAGGAGAAGCTTATTTTGAAGTAAAAAAAGGAAAATCATTTACCGTAAACACCTCAGAAGGTAACATTGTTGTTTTAGGTACAAAATTCACAGTAAATACTTCAAAAAACTTTCTTGAAGTACAATGCTATGAAGGAAAAGTAAAAGTTAATTCAAACAATGACGATGAATCTTTTTTAACTAAAGGTAAAGCTTTTAGAGCATACGCTAACAAAAGTGAAAGCTGGAATTTTTCTAAAGAGGCTCCTTCTTGGTTAAATGGAGAGAGTAATTTTAACAACATGCCTCTAAGTCAAGTTATTATTTCTCTAGAAAAAAACTATAACTTAAAATTTAATACTAATAACATTAATCTTGATAAACGATTTACAGGTACTTTTACACACAATAATGTTAACATAGCATTAAAAACTGTTTTTGCGCCTTTAAAAATTTCGTTTAAATTAGCAAAAAACAATTCTGTTACGCTAATATCTAGTTAA
- a CDS encoding RluA family pseudouridine synthase encodes MQEDTNLEVENDDLHEHHRFVATDGQEPLRVDKFLMNFIENSTRSKIQQAAKAGNVLVNEVVVKPNYKVKPKDVVRVVLAYPPAENLLVAEDLPIDIIYEDDDVIVVNKVAGMVVHPGHGNYSGTLVNGLIHHIENLPKNSNERPGLVHRIDKDTSGLLVVAKTEFAMSHLSKQFFDRTTERLYYALVWGDVKEDTGTIEGNIGRSFNNRLQMAVFPDGDYGKHAVTHYKVLERLTYVTLVECKLETGRTHQIRAHFKSIGHTLFNDERYGGDDILKGTTFTKYKQFVQNCFKALPRQALHAKTLGFTHPTTGEFMQFNSEVPADIEACLVKWRTYSENSKFEE; translated from the coding sequence ATGCAGGAAGATACAAATTTAGAAGTAGAGAACGACGATTTACACGAACATCATAGGTTTGTTGCAACAGATGGTCAAGAACCTTTAAGGGTTGATAAGTTTTTAATGAATTTTATTGAAAATTCAACTAGAAGTAAAATTCAACAAGCAGCTAAAGCAGGAAATGTTTTAGTAAATGAAGTGGTTGTAAAACCGAACTACAAAGTAAAGCCTAAAGATGTTGTTCGTGTAGTTTTGGCATACCCGCCAGCTGAAAATTTATTAGTAGCTGAAGATTTACCAATTGATATTATTTATGAAGATGATGATGTGATTGTTGTTAATAAAGTTGCAGGTATGGTGGTGCATCCAGGTCATGGAAATTATTCTGGAACTTTGGTTAATGGATTAATTCATCATATTGAAAATTTACCTAAAAATTCAAATGAACGACCAGGTTTAGTACATCGTATTGATAAAGATACGAGTGGTTTGTTAGTAGTTGCAAAAACAGAATTTGCAATGTCTCATTTGTCAAAACAGTTTTTTGATAGAACTACTGAGCGTTTGTATTACGCATTGGTTTGGGGTGATGTTAAAGAAGACACAGGTACAATTGAAGGTAATATTGGACGTAGTTTTAATAATCGTTTGCAAATGGCTGTTTTCCCTGATGGAGATTATGGTAAGCATGCAGTAACACATTATAAGGTTTTAGAGCGTTTAACGTATGTTACTTTAGTAGAATGTAAATTAGAAACAGGTAGAACACATCAAATTAGGGCGCACTTTAAATCTATTGGACATACACTTTTTAACGATGAGCGTTATGGAGGAGATGATATTTTAAAAGGAACAACCTTTACCAAGTACAAGCAATTTGTGCAAAATTGTTTTAAAGCATTGCCTAGGCAAGCGTTACATGCTAAAACATTAGGATTTACGCATCCAACTACTGGCGAGTTTATGCAGTTTAATTCTGAAGTTCCTGCTGATATAGAAGCGTGTTTAGTAAAATGGCGTACATACTCTGAGAATTCAAAATTTGAAGAATAA
- the cmk gene encoding (d)CMP kinase, which translates to MTQKITIAIDGFSSTGKSTIAKQLAKKLGYIYVDTGAMYRAVTLYAIQQNYISDTHFTPEELINDLQKISLSFVFNEKVGFAEMYLNNTNIETAIRTIEVSRLVSKIATVSKVRKKLVSEQQEMGKNKGIVMDGRDIGTVVFPDAELKLFMTASADKRATRRYKELLDRGDNVNYEEILHNVQERDRVDSTRDDSPLTLTDDAVEFDNSDMGLKEQFERIMSLVNMRLK; encoded by the coding sequence ATGACACAAAAAATCACCATAGCTATAGACGGTTTTTCTTCTACAGGAAAAAGTACAATAGCAAAGCAATTAGCAAAAAAACTAGGATACATTTATGTAGATACTGGCGCAATGTATAGAGCTGTTACTTTGTATGCAATACAACAAAACTATATTTCAGATACTCACTTCACCCCTGAAGAGTTAATTAATGATCTCCAAAAAATTTCATTATCTTTTGTTTTCAATGAAAAAGTAGGTTTTGCCGAAATGTATTTAAACAACACCAATATTGAAACAGCTATTAGAACTATTGAGGTTTCTCGATTAGTAAGCAAAATTGCTACGGTTTCTAAAGTTCGTAAAAAATTAGTGAGCGAACAGCAAGAAATGGGAAAAAATAAAGGTATTGTTATGGATGGTCGTGATATTGGTACCGTAGTTTTTCCTGATGCTGAATTAAAATTATTTATGACAGCTTCTGCTGATAAACGTGCCACTCGTAGATACAAAGAATTATTAGACCGTGGAGATAATGTAAACTACGAAGAAATACTACATAATGTTCAAGAACGTGATAGAGTAGATTCTACTAGAGACGATTCTCCGCTTACTTTAACTGATGACGCTGTAGAATTTGATAATTCAGATATGGGGTTAAAAGAACAATTTGAACGCATTATGAGTTTAGTTAACATGAGGCTAAAATAA